A part of Rhopalosiphum maidis isolate BTI-1 chromosome 3, ASM367621v3, whole genome shotgun sequence genomic DNA contains:
- the LOC113557873 gene encoding piggyBac transposable element-derived protein 4-like has protein sequence MLEGCRGRCSFRQYIPNKPNKYGIKIQALVDSRTFYTANMEIYVGTQPDGQYKCDNSPMSIVKRIVAPISKTGRNVTMDNWYSSIPLSLDLLKNHNLTIVGTIRKNKREIPPCFLDTKKRTLNSSVYGYGEDILLTSYVLKKINKNVLLISTMREQGDIDPESVEKKPEVIMFYNQTKGGVDVVDELKGEYSVSRISCRWSQPYFSS, from the coding sequence ATGCTCGAAGGCTGTAGAGGGCGATGTAGTTTTCGGCAGTACATTCCGAATAAGCCTAATAAATACGGAATAAAAATTCAGGCCTTAGTTGATTCCCGTACTTTCTATACAGCAAACATGGAAATTTATGTTGGGACACAGCCAGATGGACAGTATAAGTGCGATAACAGTCCTATGAGCATTGTAAAAAGAATTGTTGCCCCTATTTCAAAAACGGGACGTAATGTAACCATGGATAATTGGTATAGTTCGATACCATTATCATTAGATTTGTTGAAAAATCACAACCTAACTATAGTTGGAACAATACGGAAAAATAAACGTGAAATTCCTCCATGTTTTTTGGAcacaaaaaaaagaacattGAACTCATCTGTTTATGGATATGGAGAAGATATTTTGCTTACATCATAtgtgctaaaaaaaataaataaaaatgtgttacttATTTCAACTATGCGTGAGCAAGGAGACATTGACCCTGAATCCGTTGAAAAAAAACCTGAAGTTATAATGTTCTACAACCAAACAAAGGGTGGAGTGGATGTTGTGGATGAATTGAAGGGCGAGTATTCAGTTTCTAGAATTAGTTGCAGATGGTCACAACCATATTTTTCTTCTTGA